The Betaproteobacteria bacterium sequence AACGCTCCAGAGCGGAAAGCGTTTCTCGCCCTGACGATATGCGCTTTTGCGTAGGCTTCGTCTTTTCGCGGCAGTAGGTCCCTTGCACGCTCGGATGCGAAGAAGGCGTCGAGCACATCAAGGTATTCCTTTGTAGCCGCATCAGAAACCTCCCGGTAGGAAGTGGCACCAGTGTGCAGTCGGTACTTGGCGAGAGGACGTTCGTCGAAGTGGAAGCGGCCCTTCGATGAAAGCCTGATCCAGAAATCTCGATCGGGTGCCAGCTTGTAAGTCGGATTCCATCCGCCAACTTCCAGGAATGCGCTCCGGCGAAAAACGGCGCCGGGGCCGATGCGGCATTCTTGATCGACCACCGTTCGCTCGAGGTCAAAAGGGGCGCACACGGCGCGCTTGATTACCGTCCCATAGCTGTCGATCAGGTCCGAGTTGGGATAGGCACAGACAACGCCCTCATCCGCTTCGAGAGCCTGCACCATCGCAGAAATACAGT is a genomic window containing:
- a CDS encoding glycosyltransferase, with product MIVNSSPVVSLVTPAFNLASYLGQATDSVLAQDYPNIDYLVIDDGSTDDTPMVLERYAGQVRTYRHQNMGQAQTLNQGWNAATGRYLAYLSADDILEPNCISAMVQALEADEGVVCAYPNSDLIDSYGTVIKRAVCAPFDLERTVVDQECRIGPGAVFRRSAFLEVGGWNPTYKLAPDRDFWIRLSSKGRFHFDERPLAKYRLHTGATSYREVSDAATKEYLDVLDAFFASERARDLLPRKDEAYAKAHIVRARNAFRSGAFAAGLRHYRTAQQLHPPLRGLSLKAALVRTVVSKPVRMAASRFRWIGSRKA